A genomic window from Salvelinus alpinus chromosome 10, SLU_Salpinus.1, whole genome shotgun sequence includes:
- the LOC139532025 gene encoding putative nuclease HARBI1 gives MKAQNCVFLSALTMACPFVRDVVDEEALVLRRAFRRERVFRDRLDPLAFPDDHLYERYRFSADGIRYLCRLLGPRIKHRTARSHALSVEQMVCVALRFFASGAFLYSVGDAEQLNKATICRTIRSVCLAIKALADVFISFPGHRRLCDIKEEFYRIAGFPNVIGAVDCTHIRIKAPSGAHEADFVNRKSFHSINVQMVCNADCVISNVVAKWPGSVHDSRIFRASEIYQCLSQGEFSGVLLGDRGYGCQPFLLTPFTDPQEAQQAYNHAHARTRARVEMTFGLLKARFHCLHKLRVSPVRACDITVACAVLHNVACLRKERAPRVPPAMDWDNPAIFPDDDSGRLLRDQYVLNYFS, from the exons atgaaggcccaaaattgtgtgttcctttctgctctgacaatggcatgcccattcgtgcgagatgtggtggatgaagaagcacttgtgctgaggagagccttcaggcgagaaagggtcttcagggaccggttggacccactggccttccctgatgaccatctatatgaaagatacaggttttctgcagatggcatcaggtatctatgcagactactgggtcccaggattaagcaccgcactgcacggagccatgcactgagtgtggagcaaatggtttgtgtggccttgcgcttttttgctagtggagccttcctgtactcagtgggggatgcagaacagctgaacaaggccacaatttgccgcacaataaggagtgtgtgtctggctatcaaagcattagcagatgtcttcatctccttccctggccacagaagactctgtgacatcaaagaggagttctataggattgcag gtttccccaatgtcattggtgcagtggactgcacacacataaggataaaagccccctcaggtgcccatgaggccgattttgtgaataggaaatcctttcacagcattaatgttcag atggtctgcaatgctgactgtgtgatcagcaatgttgtggcaaaatggcctggctcagtccatgactccagaatctttcgggcctctgaaatctatcagtgcctatcacaag gtgaattctctggtgtgttgctgggagacagggggtatggctgccagccttttctcctgacacctttcacagacccccaggaagcacagcaggcctacaaccatgcccatgccaggaccagggccagagttgaaatgacctttggcctcctgaaggcacgctttcactgccttcacaaattaagggtcagccctgttagggcatgtgatattactgtggcttgtgctgtcctccacaatgtggcctgcctgaggaaggagagggcccccagagtgccaccagccatggactgggacaatccggcaatcttccctgatgacgacagtggtcggctgctgagggaccaatatgtgttgaattattttagttag